From one Mesoplodon densirostris isolate mMesDen1 chromosome 19, mMesDen1 primary haplotype, whole genome shotgun sequence genomic stretch:
- the SNX20 gene encoding sorting nexin-20 isoform X1 — protein MATPKHARSPGWTRPLAQCMAGTKPKAAAPGPDLPRPGPEEHLDAHGSQSSNSSMTTRELQEYWRTQKRCWKHVKLLFEIASARIEEGRVSKFVMYQIVVIQTGSFDSNKAILERRYSDFEMLQKKLLKTFREEIEDVVFPKKHLMGNFTPEMISERKLALKEYLGLLYAIRCVRRSREFIDFLTRPELKEAFGCLRAGQYTKALDILVHTVPLQEKLTSHCPVMVVPSLCAMLVCHRDLERPAEAFAAGERALQCLQAREGHRYYAPLLDAMARLAYTLGKDFVSLQKRLEENQLRKPGPRGFTLKELTVQEYLY, from the exons ATGGCAACTCCCAAGCACGCCAGGAGCCCTGGATGGACAAGACCCCTAGCCCAGTGCATGGCAGGGACCAAGCCGAAAGCAGCAGCCCCTGGCCCAGACCTCCCACGTCCAGGACCTGAAGAGCACTTAG ATGCCCACGGCAGCCAAAGCTCCAACTCCAGCATGACCACGCGGGAGCTGCAGGAGTACTGGCGGACCCAGAAACGCTGCTGGAAGCACGTCAAACTGCTCTTCGAGATCGCTTCCGCCCGCATCGAGGAGGGGAGAGTCTCCAAGTTTGTG ATGTACCAAATCGTCGTCATCCAGACGGGGAGTTTTGACAGCAACAAAGCCATCCTGGAACGGCGTTATTCAGACTTCGAGATGCTCCAGAAGAAACTCCTAAAGACCTTCCGGGAAGAGATCGAAGATGTCGTCTTCCCCAAAAAGCACCTGATGGGGAACTTCACCCCAGAGATGATCTCCGAGCGCAAGCTGGCCCTCAAAGAGTACCTAGGCCTGCTCTACGCCATCCGCTGCGTGCGGCGCTCGCGCGAGTTCATCGATTTCCTCACGCGGCCCGAGCTGAAGGAGGCCTTCGGCTGCCTGCGCGCGGGGCAGTACACCAAGGCCCTGGACATCCTGGTGCACACGGTGCCGCTACAGGAGAAGCTGACGTCCCACTGCCCCGTGATGGTGGTGCCGTCCCTGTGCGCCATGCTGGTGTGCCACCGCGACCTGGAGCGCCCCGCCGAGGCCTTCGCCGCCGGGGAGAGGGCTCTGCAGTGCCTGCAGGCCCGGGAGGGCCACCGTTACTACGCCCCGCTGCTGGACGCCATGGCCCGCCTGGCCTACACGCTGGGCAAGGACTTTGTGTCCCTGCAGAAGAGACTGGAGGAGAACCAGCTCCGGAAGCCCGGCCCCCGGGGCTTCACCCTGAAGGAACTCACTGTCCAAGAGTATCTATACTAG
- the SNX20 gene encoding sorting nexin-20 isoform X2 yields the protein MATPKHARSPGWTRPLAQCMAGTKPKAAAPGPDLPRPGPEEHLDAHGSQSSNSSMTTRELQEYWRTQKRCWKHVKLLFEIASARIEEGRVSKFVMYQIVVIQTGSFDSNKAILERRYSDFVSLQKRLEENQLRKPGPRGFTLKELTVQEYLY from the exons ATGGCAACTCCCAAGCACGCCAGGAGCCCTGGATGGACAAGACCCCTAGCCCAGTGCATGGCAGGGACCAAGCCGAAAGCAGCAGCCCCTGGCCCAGACCTCCCACGTCCAGGACCTGAAGAGCACTTAG ATGCCCACGGCAGCCAAAGCTCCAACTCCAGCATGACCACGCGGGAGCTGCAGGAGTACTGGCGGACCCAGAAACGCTGCTGGAAGCACGTCAAACTGCTCTTCGAGATCGCTTCCGCCCGCATCGAGGAGGGGAGAGTCTCCAAGTTTGTG ATGTACCAAATCGTCGTCATCCAGACGGGGAGTTTTGACAGCAACAAAGCCATCCTGGAACGGCGTTATTC GGACTTTGTGTCCCTGCAGAAGAGACTGGAGGAGAACCAGCTCCGGAAGCCCGGCCCCCGGGGCTTCACCCTGAAGGAACTCACTGTCCAAGAGTATCTATACTAG